The following proteins are encoded in a genomic region of Ooceraea biroi isolate clonal line C1 chromosome 14, Obir_v5.4, whole genome shotgun sequence:
- the LOC113563413 gene encoding uncharacterized protein LOC113563413 encodes MTGLMAGKRGLIMGLANDRSLAWGIAQQLHAAGAELAFSYQGEALQKRVAPLAAELGSDFLIDCDVSDMAALDGAFATLAARWPTIDFVVHAIGFSDKNELRGLFVDTSLDNFLMTMNISAYSFVAVARRARAMMPEGGSLLTLSYYGAEKVIPHYNVMGVAKAALETSVKYLAMDLGPENIRVNAISAGPIKTLAASGIGDFRYIMKWNEYNSPLRRNVTIEDVGGAGLYLLSDLASGVTGEIHHVDAGYNVIGMKAEDAPDITVA; translated from the coding sequence ATGACCGGATTGATGGCCGGAAAGCGCGGGCTGATCATGGGCCTCGCCAatgatcgctcgctcgcctggGGGATCGCGCAGCAGCTGCACGCGGCCGGGGCCGAGCTCGCTTTCTCCTATCAGGGCGAGGCGCTGCAGAAGCGGGTGGCGCCGCTTGCCGCCGAACTCGGTTCCGATTTCCTGATCGATTGCGACGTGTCCGACATGGCGGCGCTCGACGGGGCGTTCGCGACGCTGGCGGCGCGCTGGCCGACGATCGATTTCGTCGTCCACGCGATCGGCTTTTCGGACAAGAACGAGCTGAGGGGCCTGTTCGTCGATACCAGCCTCGACAATTTCCTGATGACGATGAACATCTCGGCCTACAGcttcgtcgccgtcgccagGCGGGCGCGTGCGATGATGCCGGAGGGCGGATCGCTGCTCACACTCTCCTACTACGGTGCCGAGAAGGTCATCCCGCACTACAACGTCATGGGCGTCGCCAAGGCGGCGCTGGAGACCAGCGTCAAATATCTCGCGATGGACCTGGGACCGGAGAACATCCGGGTGAACGCCATCTCCGCCGGCCCGATCAAGACGCTGGCCGCGAGCGGCATCGGCGACTTCCGCTACATCATGAAGTGGAACGAATATAACAGCCCGCTGCGCCGCAACGTCACCATCGAGGACGTGGGCGGCGCCGGCCTCTATCTGCTCTCGGACCTCGCCTCGGGCGTGACCGGCGAGATCCATCATGTCGATGCCGGCTACAACGTGATCGGCAT
- the LOC113563411 gene encoding uncharacterized protein LOC113563411 codes for MVALRHGAYALAGERYQFGGFDSFVYEYRKDIIPYLLYAGTFWLADRLMRPVAAPAVVPAVPADVVIDEGQRLLRVPPRDVLCVRSSGNYAEFVLADGRRPLMRATLASLEESLAEAGFVRTHRSWLVNPAHVVEVAAEGSGDYGLRLSDGGQVPLSRRYPGALARLRGAP; via the coding sequence ATGGTCGCGCTGCGCCACGGCGCCTATGCGCTGGCCGGAGAGAGATACCAGTTCGGCGGGTTCGACTCGTTCGTCTACGAGTATCGCAAGGACATCATTCCCTACCTGCTCTACGCCGGGACCTTCTGGCTCGCCGATCGGCTGATGCGGCCGGTCGCCGCGCCCGCCGTCGTCCCGGCTGTCCCTGCGGACGTGGTGATCGATGAGGGCCAGCGACTGTTGCGCGTGCCGCCGCGCGACGTGCTGTGCGTGCGTTCGAGCGGCAATTATGCTGAGTTCGTGCTCGCCGACGGCCGGCGGCCGCTGATGCGCGCGACCCTGGCCAGTCTCGAGGAGTCACTGGCCGAGGCCGGGTTCGTCCGCACCCACCGCTCCTGGCTGGTCAATCCGGCGCATGTGGTCGAGGTCGCGGCCGAGGGTTCTGGCGACTACGGCCTGAGGCTCAGCGATGGCGGTCAGGTGCCGCTGTCGCGCCGCTATCCGGGCGCGCTGGCACGACTGCGCGGCGCGCCCTAG
- the LOC113563412 gene encoding uncharacterized protein LOC113563412 produces the protein MADLYSTLNVARGASEADIKKAYRKLAKELHPDRNKDNPGATERFSKVTQAYDILTDKDKRAQYDRGEIDEDGNPRMPFGFGGGGARGGGGRGPDFRGPNGEPFEFTGGGEAADLSDLFEGLFGGRRSGGGGGGPFSGFGRRAAPPQKGADVGYRLEVPFEDAAALKGQRVTLSSGKTLDIKLPKGVEDGTKIRLAGQGQAGPGGNGDAIVTIAIQPHRFFQRDGDDIRLELPVTLAEAVSGAKVRVPTVDGPVMVGVPKGSSSGKVLRLKGKGFTGKDGQRGNQLVTLMIDLPADDAELAKFAETWADARNIRAGLGV, from the coding sequence ATGGCCGACCTCTATTCGACCCTGAACGTGGCGCGCGGCGCGAGTGAGGCCGACATCAAGAAGGCGTACCGCAAGCTCGCCAAGGAGCTGCATCCGGACCGGAACAAGGACAATCCCGGCGCGACCGAGCGTTTCTCCAAGGTCACGCAAGCCTATGACATCCTGACCGACAAGGACAAGCGCGCTCAGTACGACCGTGGCGAGATCGACGAGGACGGCAATCCGCGCATGCCGTTCGGCTTCGGCGGTGGTGGTgcgcgcggcggcggtggccgCGGGCCGGACTTCCGTGGTCCCAATGGCGAGCCGTTCGAGTTCACTGGCGGCGGCGAAGCGGCGGACCTGTCCGACCTGTTCGAGGGGCTGTTCGGCGGGCGCCggagcggcggcggtggcggcgggcCGTTCAGCGGCTTCgggcgccgcgccgcgccgccgcaGAAGGGTGCGGATGTCGGCTACCGGCTGGAGGTTCCGTTCGAGGACGCCGCAGCCCTCAAGGGCCAGCGCGTGACCCTCTCCAGCGGCAAGACGCTCGACATCAAGCTGCCCAAGGGCGTCGAGGACGGCACCAAGATCCGATTGGCCGGGCAAGGGCAGGCAGGGCCCGGGGGCAATGGCGATGCGATCGTGACCATCGCGATCCAGCCGCACCGTTTCTTCcagcgcgacggcgacgacatCCGCCTGGAGCTGCCGGTGACGCTCGCCGAGGCGGTGAGCGGCGCCAAGGTGCGCGTGCCGACCGTCGACGGGCCGGTGATGGTGGGCGTCCCCAAGGGATCGAGCTCCGGCAAGGTCCTGCGGCTCAAGGGCAAGGGCTTCACCGGCAAGGACGGCCAGCGCGGCAATCAGCTCGTCACCCTGATGATCGACCTACCCGCCGACGATGCCGAACTCGCGAAGTTCGCCGAGACCTGGGCGGACGCGCGCAACATCCGGGCCGGTCTGGGTGTTTGA